In one window of Tursiops truncatus isolate mTurTru1 chromosome 5, mTurTru1.mat.Y, whole genome shotgun sequence DNA:
- the SH3BP2 gene encoding SH3 domain-binding protein 2 isoform X5, with protein MAFLGPRTPAPKPSPGRKTVMCWVSATSFMAAEEMHWPVPMKAIGAQNLLTMPGGVAKAGYLHKKGGTQLQLLKWPLRFVIIHKRCIYYFKSSTSASPQGAFSLSGYNRVMRAAEETTSSNVFPFKIVHISKKHRTWFFSASSEDERKSWMTLLRREIGHFHEKKELPLDASDSSSDTDSFYGAIERPVDISLSPYPTDNEDYEHDDEDDSYMEPDCPESGKPEDALIHPPAYPPPPVPTPRKPVFSDVPRAHSFSSKGPGPLLPPAPPKRSLPDAGPAPEDSRRELLGPRWLEPGPRVPAPSRRVSEPPPGGLPAVPSRKPPCFREDASSGPEPRVPGHGASSSSSSASAAATTSRNCDKLKSFHLSPRGPPTPEPPPVPANKPKFLKVAEVAPPREAAKPGLFVPAVAPRPPALKLPTPEATARPAILPRPEKPPLPHLQRSPPDGQSFRSFSFEKPRKPAQADTPQADAGGEDSDEDYEKVPLPSSVFINTTESCEVERLFKATSPRGEPLDGLYCIRNSSTKAGKVLVVWDETSSKVRNYRIFEKGAKFYLEGEVLFVSVGSLVEHYHTHVLPGHQSLLLRHPYGYARPR; from the exons ATGGCCTTCCTGGGCCCCAGGACACCTGCCCCCAAGCCGTCGCCAGGCAGGAAGACAGTCATGTGCTGGGTCAGTGCCACCAG CTTCATGGCGGCCGAGGAGATGCACTGGCCCGTCCCCATGAAGGCCATTGGTGCTCAGAACTTGCTGACCATGCCTGGGGGTGTGGCCAAGGCTGGCTACCTGCACAAGAAGGGCGGCACCCAGCTGCAGCTGCTCAAGT GGCCCCTGCGCTTCGTCATCATCCACAAGCGCTGCATCTACTACTTCAAGAGCAGCACGTCCGCCTCCCCGCAGGGCGCCTTCTCGCTGAGTGGCTACAACCG GGTGATGCGGGCAGCTGAGGAGACGACGTCCAGCAACGTCTTCCCCTTCAAGATCGTCCACATCAGCAAGAAGCACCGCACGTGGTTCTTCTCTGCCTCCTCTGAGGACGAGCGCAAG AGCTGGATGACCTTGCTGCGCAGGGAGATTGGCCACTTCCATGAGAAGAAGGAGCTGCCTCTGGAtgccag CGACTCCAGCTCGGACACAGACAGCTTCTACGGTGCCATTGAGCGGCCCGTGGACATCAGCCTCTCTCCGTACCCCACGGACAATGAAG ACTACGAGCACGACGATGAGGACGACTCTTACATGGAACCCGACTGCCCCGAGTCCGGGAAGCCCGAGG ATGCCCTGATCCACCCACCGGCCTACCCCCCACCTCCGGTGCCCACGCCCAGGAAGCCCGTCTTCTCTGATGTGCCCCGGGCCCACTCCTTTTCCTCCAAGGGTCCAGGCCCTCTGCTGCCACCTGCACCCCCTAAGCGCAGCCTCCCCGATGCCGGCCCGGCCCCCGAGGACTCCAGgagggagctgctgggcccgAGGTGGCTCGAGCCCGGCCCCAGGGTGCCCGCCCCCTCCCGGAGGGTGAGTGAACCCCCACCGGGCGGCCTGCCCGCCGTGCCCAGCCGGAAGCCACCTTGCTTCCGCGAGGACGCCAGCTCCGGCCCAGAGCCCCGGGTCCCTGGCCACGGCGCCAGCTCTTCCTCTAGCTCTGCCAGCGCAGCTGCTACCACCTCCAGGAACTGTGACAAGCTCAAGTCCTTCCACCTGTCCCCTCGGGGGCCACCCACACCTGAGCCCCCTCCCGTGCCGGCCAACAAGCCCAAGTTCCTGAAGGTGGCTGAAGTGGCCCCCCCGAGGGAGGCAGCCAAGCCCGGACTCTTCGTGCCCGCCGTGGCCCCCCGGCCTCCCGCACTGAAGCTGCCCACGCCCGAGGCCACAGCCCGGCCCGCGATCCTGCCCAGGCCAGAAaagccgcccctcccccacctcca GAGATCACCCCCCGACGGGCAGAGCTTCAGGAGCTTCTCCTTTGAAAAACCCCGGAAACCCGCGCAAGCTGACACGCCGCAGGCGGACGCTGGCGGGGAGGACTCTGATGAGGACTACGAGAAG GTGCCACTGCCCAGCTCCGTTTTCATCAACACCACGGAATCTTGTGAAGTGGAAAG GCTGTTCAAAGCCACGAGCCCCCGGGGAGAGCCCCTGGACGGCCTCTACTGCATCCGGAACTCCTCCACCAAGGCGGGGAAG GTTCTGGTCGTGTGGGACGAAACCTCCAGCAAAGTGAGGAACTACCGCATCTTTGAGAAG gGGGCGAAGTTCTACCTGGAGGGCGAGGTCCTGTTTGTGAGCGTGGGCAGCCTGGTGGAGCATTACCACACTCACGTGCTGCCTGGCCACCAGAGCCTGCTGCTGCGGCACCCCTACGGTTACGCCAGGCCCAGGTGA
- the SH3BP2 gene encoding SH3 domain-binding protein 2 isoform X3, translating into MAGEGPRTRARGWREEGAAGEAAARARGPMPCRCAQGRRARADPPKPAVPIAWTLFMAAEEMHWPVPMKAIGAQNLLTMPGGVAKAGYLHKKGGTQLQLLKWPLRFVIIHKRCIYYFKSSTSASPQGAFSLSGYNRVMRAAEETTSSNVFPFKIVHISKKHRTWFFSASSEDERKSWMTLLRREIGHFHEKKELPLDASDSSSDTDSFYGAIERPVDISLSPYPTDNEDALIHPPAYPPPPVPTPRKPVFSDVPRAHSFSSKGPGPLLPPAPPKRSLPDAGPAPEDSRRELLGPRWLEPGPRVPAPSRRVSEPPPGGLPAVPSRKPPCFREDASSGPEPRVPGHGASSSSSSASAAATTSRNCDKLKSFHLSPRGPPTPEPPPVPANKPKFLKVAEVAPPREAAKPGLFVPAVAPRPPALKLPTPEATARPAILPRPEKPPLPHLQRSPPDGQSFRSFSFEKPRKPAQADTPQADAGGEDSDEDYEKVPLPSSVFINTTESCEVERLFKATSPRGEPLDGLYCIRNSSTKAGKVLVVWDETSSKVRNYRIFEKLRGLAGPSDPAPLPTQGAKFYLEGEVLFVSVGSLVEHYHTHVLPGHQSLLLRHPYGYARPR; encoded by the exons ATGGCGGGCGAGGGGCCGCGGACGCGGGCCAGGGGCTGGCGGGAGGAGGGCGCCGCAGGCGAGGCGGCGGCCCGGGCGCGCGGCCCGATGCCCTGTCGGTGCGCGCAGGGGAGGCGGGCGCGGGCCGACCCCCCGAAGCCGGCCGTGCCCATCGCGTGGACGCT CTTCATGGCGGCCGAGGAGATGCACTGGCCCGTCCCCATGAAGGCCATTGGTGCTCAGAACTTGCTGACCATGCCTGGGGGTGTGGCCAAGGCTGGCTACCTGCACAAGAAGGGCGGCACCCAGCTGCAGCTGCTCAAGT GGCCCCTGCGCTTCGTCATCATCCACAAGCGCTGCATCTACTACTTCAAGAGCAGCACGTCCGCCTCCCCGCAGGGCGCCTTCTCGCTGAGTGGCTACAACCG GGTGATGCGGGCAGCTGAGGAGACGACGTCCAGCAACGTCTTCCCCTTCAAGATCGTCCACATCAGCAAGAAGCACCGCACGTGGTTCTTCTCTGCCTCCTCTGAGGACGAGCGCAAG AGCTGGATGACCTTGCTGCGCAGGGAGATTGGCCACTTCCATGAGAAGAAGGAGCTGCCTCTGGAtgccag CGACTCCAGCTCGGACACAGACAGCTTCTACGGTGCCATTGAGCGGCCCGTGGACATCAGCCTCTCTCCGTACCCCACGGACAATGAAG ATGCCCTGATCCACCCACCGGCCTACCCCCCACCTCCGGTGCCCACGCCCAGGAAGCCCGTCTTCTCTGATGTGCCCCGGGCCCACTCCTTTTCCTCCAAGGGTCCAGGCCCTCTGCTGCCACCTGCACCCCCTAAGCGCAGCCTCCCCGATGCCGGCCCGGCCCCCGAGGACTCCAGgagggagctgctgggcccgAGGTGGCTCGAGCCCGGCCCCAGGGTGCCCGCCCCCTCCCGGAGGGTGAGTGAACCCCCACCGGGCGGCCTGCCCGCCGTGCCCAGCCGGAAGCCACCTTGCTTCCGCGAGGACGCCAGCTCCGGCCCAGAGCCCCGGGTCCCTGGCCACGGCGCCAGCTCTTCCTCTAGCTCTGCCAGCGCAGCTGCTACCACCTCCAGGAACTGTGACAAGCTCAAGTCCTTCCACCTGTCCCCTCGGGGGCCACCCACACCTGAGCCCCCTCCCGTGCCGGCCAACAAGCCCAAGTTCCTGAAGGTGGCTGAAGTGGCCCCCCCGAGGGAGGCAGCCAAGCCCGGACTCTTCGTGCCCGCCGTGGCCCCCCGGCCTCCCGCACTGAAGCTGCCCACGCCCGAGGCCACAGCCCGGCCCGCGATCCTGCCCAGGCCAGAAaagccgcccctcccccacctcca GAGATCACCCCCCGACGGGCAGAGCTTCAGGAGCTTCTCCTTTGAAAAACCCCGGAAACCCGCGCAAGCTGACACGCCGCAGGCGGACGCTGGCGGGGAGGACTCTGATGAGGACTACGAGAAG GTGCCACTGCCCAGCTCCGTTTTCATCAACACCACGGAATCTTGTGAAGTGGAAAG GCTGTTCAAAGCCACGAGCCCCCGGGGAGAGCCCCTGGACGGCCTCTACTGCATCCGGAACTCCTCCACCAAGGCGGGGAAG GTTCTGGTCGTGTGGGACGAAACCTCCAGCAAAGTGAGGAACTACCGCATCTTTGAGAAG CTCAGGGGGCTGGCCGGCCCCTCTGACCctgccccactccccacccaggGGGCGAAGTTCTACCTGGAGGGCGAGGTCCTGTTTGTGAGCGTGGGCAGCCTGGTGGAGCATTACCACACTCACGTGCTGCCTGGCCACCAGAGCCTGCTGCTGCGGCACCCCTACGGTTACGCCAGGCCCAGGTGA
- the SH3BP2 gene encoding SH3 domain-binding protein 2 isoform X4, translated as MAFLGPRTPAPKPSPGRKTVMCWVSATSFMAAEEMHWPVPMKAIGAQNLLTMPGGVAKAGYLHKKGGTQLQLLKWPLRFVIIHKRCIYYFKSSTSASPQGAFSLSGYNRVMRAAEETTSSNVFPFKIVHISKKHRTWFFSASSEDERKSWMTLLRREIGHFHEKKELPLDASDSSSDTDSFYGAIERPVDISLSPYPTDNEDYEHDDEDDSYMEPDCPESGKPEDALIHPPAYPPPPVPTPRKPVFSDVPRAHSFSSKGPGPLLPPAPPKRSLPDAGPAPEDSRRELLGPRWLEPGPRVPAPSRRVSEPPPGGLPAVPSRKPPCFREDASSGPEPRVPGHGASSSSSSASAAATTSRNCDKLKSFHLSPRGPPTPEPPPVPANKPKFLKVAEVAPPREAAKPGLFVPAVAPRPPALKLPTPEATARPAILPRPEKPPLPHLQRSPPDGQSFRSFSFEKPRKPAQADTPQADAGGEDSDEDYEKVPLPSSVFINTTESCEVERLFKATSPRGEPLDGLYCIRNSSTKAGKVLVVWDETSSKVRNYRIFEKLRGLAGPSDPAPLPTQGAKFYLEGEVLFVSVGSLVEHYHTHVLPGHQSLLLRHPYGYARPR; from the exons ATGGCCTTCCTGGGCCCCAGGACACCTGCCCCCAAGCCGTCGCCAGGCAGGAAGACAGTCATGTGCTGGGTCAGTGCCACCAG CTTCATGGCGGCCGAGGAGATGCACTGGCCCGTCCCCATGAAGGCCATTGGTGCTCAGAACTTGCTGACCATGCCTGGGGGTGTGGCCAAGGCTGGCTACCTGCACAAGAAGGGCGGCACCCAGCTGCAGCTGCTCAAGT GGCCCCTGCGCTTCGTCATCATCCACAAGCGCTGCATCTACTACTTCAAGAGCAGCACGTCCGCCTCCCCGCAGGGCGCCTTCTCGCTGAGTGGCTACAACCG GGTGATGCGGGCAGCTGAGGAGACGACGTCCAGCAACGTCTTCCCCTTCAAGATCGTCCACATCAGCAAGAAGCACCGCACGTGGTTCTTCTCTGCCTCCTCTGAGGACGAGCGCAAG AGCTGGATGACCTTGCTGCGCAGGGAGATTGGCCACTTCCATGAGAAGAAGGAGCTGCCTCTGGAtgccag CGACTCCAGCTCGGACACAGACAGCTTCTACGGTGCCATTGAGCGGCCCGTGGACATCAGCCTCTCTCCGTACCCCACGGACAATGAAG ACTACGAGCACGACGATGAGGACGACTCTTACATGGAACCCGACTGCCCCGAGTCCGGGAAGCCCGAGG ATGCCCTGATCCACCCACCGGCCTACCCCCCACCTCCGGTGCCCACGCCCAGGAAGCCCGTCTTCTCTGATGTGCCCCGGGCCCACTCCTTTTCCTCCAAGGGTCCAGGCCCTCTGCTGCCACCTGCACCCCCTAAGCGCAGCCTCCCCGATGCCGGCCCGGCCCCCGAGGACTCCAGgagggagctgctgggcccgAGGTGGCTCGAGCCCGGCCCCAGGGTGCCCGCCCCCTCCCGGAGGGTGAGTGAACCCCCACCGGGCGGCCTGCCCGCCGTGCCCAGCCGGAAGCCACCTTGCTTCCGCGAGGACGCCAGCTCCGGCCCAGAGCCCCGGGTCCCTGGCCACGGCGCCAGCTCTTCCTCTAGCTCTGCCAGCGCAGCTGCTACCACCTCCAGGAACTGTGACAAGCTCAAGTCCTTCCACCTGTCCCCTCGGGGGCCACCCACACCTGAGCCCCCTCCCGTGCCGGCCAACAAGCCCAAGTTCCTGAAGGTGGCTGAAGTGGCCCCCCCGAGGGAGGCAGCCAAGCCCGGACTCTTCGTGCCCGCCGTGGCCCCCCGGCCTCCCGCACTGAAGCTGCCCACGCCCGAGGCCACAGCCCGGCCCGCGATCCTGCCCAGGCCAGAAaagccgcccctcccccacctcca GAGATCACCCCCCGACGGGCAGAGCTTCAGGAGCTTCTCCTTTGAAAAACCCCGGAAACCCGCGCAAGCTGACACGCCGCAGGCGGACGCTGGCGGGGAGGACTCTGATGAGGACTACGAGAAG GTGCCACTGCCCAGCTCCGTTTTCATCAACACCACGGAATCTTGTGAAGTGGAAAG GCTGTTCAAAGCCACGAGCCCCCGGGGAGAGCCCCTGGACGGCCTCTACTGCATCCGGAACTCCTCCACCAAGGCGGGGAAG GTTCTGGTCGTGTGGGACGAAACCTCCAGCAAAGTGAGGAACTACCGCATCTTTGAGAAG CTCAGGGGGCTGGCCGGCCCCTCTGACCctgccccactccccacccaggGGGCGAAGTTCTACCTGGAGGGCGAGGTCCTGTTTGTGAGCGTGGGCAGCCTGGTGGAGCATTACCACACTCACGTGCTGCCTGGCCACCAGAGCCTGCTGCTGCGGCACCCCTACGGTTACGCCAGGCCCAGGTGA
- the SH3BP2 gene encoding SH3 domain-binding protein 2 isoform X1 — MAGEGPRTRARGWREEGAAGEAAARARGPMPCRCAQGRRARADPPKPAVPIAWTLFMAAEEMHWPVPMKAIGAQNLLTMPGGVAKAGYLHKKGGTQLQLLKWPLRFVIIHKRCIYYFKSSTSASPQGAFSLSGYNRVMRAAEETTSSNVFPFKIVHISKKHRTWFFSASSEDERKSWMTLLRREIGHFHEKKELPLDASDSSSDTDSFYGAIERPVDISLSPYPTDNEDYEHDDEDDSYMEPDCPESGKPEDALIHPPAYPPPPVPTPRKPVFSDVPRAHSFSSKGPGPLLPPAPPKRSLPDAGPAPEDSRRELLGPRWLEPGPRVPAPSRRVSEPPPGGLPAVPSRKPPCFREDASSGPEPRVPGHGASSSSSSASAAATTSRNCDKLKSFHLSPRGPPTPEPPPVPANKPKFLKVAEVAPPREAAKPGLFVPAVAPRPPALKLPTPEATARPAILPRPEKPPLPHLQRSPPDGQSFRSFSFEKPRKPAQADTPQADAGGEDSDEDYEKVPLPSSVFINTTESCEVERLFKATSPRGEPLDGLYCIRNSSTKAGKVLVVWDETSSKVRNYRIFEKLRGLAGPSDPAPLPTQGAKFYLEGEVLFVSVGSLVEHYHTHVLPGHQSLLLRHPYGYARPR; from the exons ATGGCGGGCGAGGGGCCGCGGACGCGGGCCAGGGGCTGGCGGGAGGAGGGCGCCGCAGGCGAGGCGGCGGCCCGGGCGCGCGGCCCGATGCCCTGTCGGTGCGCGCAGGGGAGGCGGGCGCGGGCCGACCCCCCGAAGCCGGCCGTGCCCATCGCGTGGACGCT CTTCATGGCGGCCGAGGAGATGCACTGGCCCGTCCCCATGAAGGCCATTGGTGCTCAGAACTTGCTGACCATGCCTGGGGGTGTGGCCAAGGCTGGCTACCTGCACAAGAAGGGCGGCACCCAGCTGCAGCTGCTCAAGT GGCCCCTGCGCTTCGTCATCATCCACAAGCGCTGCATCTACTACTTCAAGAGCAGCACGTCCGCCTCCCCGCAGGGCGCCTTCTCGCTGAGTGGCTACAACCG GGTGATGCGGGCAGCTGAGGAGACGACGTCCAGCAACGTCTTCCCCTTCAAGATCGTCCACATCAGCAAGAAGCACCGCACGTGGTTCTTCTCTGCCTCCTCTGAGGACGAGCGCAAG AGCTGGATGACCTTGCTGCGCAGGGAGATTGGCCACTTCCATGAGAAGAAGGAGCTGCCTCTGGAtgccag CGACTCCAGCTCGGACACAGACAGCTTCTACGGTGCCATTGAGCGGCCCGTGGACATCAGCCTCTCTCCGTACCCCACGGACAATGAAG ACTACGAGCACGACGATGAGGACGACTCTTACATGGAACCCGACTGCCCCGAGTCCGGGAAGCCCGAGG ATGCCCTGATCCACCCACCGGCCTACCCCCCACCTCCGGTGCCCACGCCCAGGAAGCCCGTCTTCTCTGATGTGCCCCGGGCCCACTCCTTTTCCTCCAAGGGTCCAGGCCCTCTGCTGCCACCTGCACCCCCTAAGCGCAGCCTCCCCGATGCCGGCCCGGCCCCCGAGGACTCCAGgagggagctgctgggcccgAGGTGGCTCGAGCCCGGCCCCAGGGTGCCCGCCCCCTCCCGGAGGGTGAGTGAACCCCCACCGGGCGGCCTGCCCGCCGTGCCCAGCCGGAAGCCACCTTGCTTCCGCGAGGACGCCAGCTCCGGCCCAGAGCCCCGGGTCCCTGGCCACGGCGCCAGCTCTTCCTCTAGCTCTGCCAGCGCAGCTGCTACCACCTCCAGGAACTGTGACAAGCTCAAGTCCTTCCACCTGTCCCCTCGGGGGCCACCCACACCTGAGCCCCCTCCCGTGCCGGCCAACAAGCCCAAGTTCCTGAAGGTGGCTGAAGTGGCCCCCCCGAGGGAGGCAGCCAAGCCCGGACTCTTCGTGCCCGCCGTGGCCCCCCGGCCTCCCGCACTGAAGCTGCCCACGCCCGAGGCCACAGCCCGGCCCGCGATCCTGCCCAGGCCAGAAaagccgcccctcccccacctcca GAGATCACCCCCCGACGGGCAGAGCTTCAGGAGCTTCTCCTTTGAAAAACCCCGGAAACCCGCGCAAGCTGACACGCCGCAGGCGGACGCTGGCGGGGAGGACTCTGATGAGGACTACGAGAAG GTGCCACTGCCCAGCTCCGTTTTCATCAACACCACGGAATCTTGTGAAGTGGAAAG GCTGTTCAAAGCCACGAGCCCCCGGGGAGAGCCCCTGGACGGCCTCTACTGCATCCGGAACTCCTCCACCAAGGCGGGGAAG GTTCTGGTCGTGTGGGACGAAACCTCCAGCAAAGTGAGGAACTACCGCATCTTTGAGAAG CTCAGGGGGCTGGCCGGCCCCTCTGACCctgccccactccccacccaggGGGCGAAGTTCTACCTGGAGGGCGAGGTCCTGTTTGTGAGCGTGGGCAGCCTGGTGGAGCATTACCACACTCACGTGCTGCCTGGCCACCAGAGCCTGCTGCTGCGGCACCCCTACGGTTACGCCAGGCCCAGGTGA
- the SH3BP2 gene encoding SH3 domain-binding protein 2 isoform X8, with protein MAGEGPRTRARGWREEGAAGEAAARARGPMPCRCAQGRRARADPPKPAVPIAWTLFMAAEEMHWPVPMKAIGAQNLLTMPGGVAKAGYLHKKGGTQLQLLKWPLRFVIIHKRCIYYFKSSTSASPQGAFSLSGYNRVMRAAEETTSSNVFPFKIVHISKKHRTWFFSASSEDERKSWMTLLRREIGHFHEKKELPLDASDSSSDTDSFYGAIERPVDISLSPYPTDNEDYEHDDEDDSYMEPDCPESGKPEDALIHPPAYPPPPVPTPRKPVFSDVPRAHSFSSKGPGPLLPPAPPKRSLPDAGPAPEDSRRELLGPRWLEPGPRVPAPSRRVSEPPPGGLPAVPSRKPPCFREDASSGPEPRVPGHGASSSSSSASAAATTSRNCDKLKSFHLSPRGPPTPEPPPVPANKPKFLKVAEVAPPREAAKPGLFVPAVAPRPPALKLPTPEATARPAILPRPEKPPLPHLQRSPPDGQSFRSFSFEKPRKPAQADTPQADAGGEDSDEDYEKVPLPSSVFINTTESCEVERFWSCGTKPPAK; from the exons ATGGCGGGCGAGGGGCCGCGGACGCGGGCCAGGGGCTGGCGGGAGGAGGGCGCCGCAGGCGAGGCGGCGGCCCGGGCGCGCGGCCCGATGCCCTGTCGGTGCGCGCAGGGGAGGCGGGCGCGGGCCGACCCCCCGAAGCCGGCCGTGCCCATCGCGTGGACGCT CTTCATGGCGGCCGAGGAGATGCACTGGCCCGTCCCCATGAAGGCCATTGGTGCTCAGAACTTGCTGACCATGCCTGGGGGTGTGGCCAAGGCTGGCTACCTGCACAAGAAGGGCGGCACCCAGCTGCAGCTGCTCAAGT GGCCCCTGCGCTTCGTCATCATCCACAAGCGCTGCATCTACTACTTCAAGAGCAGCACGTCCGCCTCCCCGCAGGGCGCCTTCTCGCTGAGTGGCTACAACCG GGTGATGCGGGCAGCTGAGGAGACGACGTCCAGCAACGTCTTCCCCTTCAAGATCGTCCACATCAGCAAGAAGCACCGCACGTGGTTCTTCTCTGCCTCCTCTGAGGACGAGCGCAAG AGCTGGATGACCTTGCTGCGCAGGGAGATTGGCCACTTCCATGAGAAGAAGGAGCTGCCTCTGGAtgccag CGACTCCAGCTCGGACACAGACAGCTTCTACGGTGCCATTGAGCGGCCCGTGGACATCAGCCTCTCTCCGTACCCCACGGACAATGAAG ACTACGAGCACGACGATGAGGACGACTCTTACATGGAACCCGACTGCCCCGAGTCCGGGAAGCCCGAGG ATGCCCTGATCCACCCACCGGCCTACCCCCCACCTCCGGTGCCCACGCCCAGGAAGCCCGTCTTCTCTGATGTGCCCCGGGCCCACTCCTTTTCCTCCAAGGGTCCAGGCCCTCTGCTGCCACCTGCACCCCCTAAGCGCAGCCTCCCCGATGCCGGCCCGGCCCCCGAGGACTCCAGgagggagctgctgggcccgAGGTGGCTCGAGCCCGGCCCCAGGGTGCCCGCCCCCTCCCGGAGGGTGAGTGAACCCCCACCGGGCGGCCTGCCCGCCGTGCCCAGCCGGAAGCCACCTTGCTTCCGCGAGGACGCCAGCTCCGGCCCAGAGCCCCGGGTCCCTGGCCACGGCGCCAGCTCTTCCTCTAGCTCTGCCAGCGCAGCTGCTACCACCTCCAGGAACTGTGACAAGCTCAAGTCCTTCCACCTGTCCCCTCGGGGGCCACCCACACCTGAGCCCCCTCCCGTGCCGGCCAACAAGCCCAAGTTCCTGAAGGTGGCTGAAGTGGCCCCCCCGAGGGAGGCAGCCAAGCCCGGACTCTTCGTGCCCGCCGTGGCCCCCCGGCCTCCCGCACTGAAGCTGCCCACGCCCGAGGCCACAGCCCGGCCCGCGATCCTGCCCAGGCCAGAAaagccgcccctcccccacctcca GAGATCACCCCCCGACGGGCAGAGCTTCAGGAGCTTCTCCTTTGAAAAACCCCGGAAACCCGCGCAAGCTGACACGCCGCAGGCGGACGCTGGCGGGGAGGACTCTGATGAGGACTACGAGAAG GTGCCACTGCCCAGCTCCGTTTTCATCAACACCACGGAATCTTGTGAAGTGGAAAG GTTCTGGTCGTGTGGGACGAAACCTCCAGCAAAGTGA
- the SH3BP2 gene encoding SH3 domain-binding protein 2 isoform X2 has protein sequence MAGEGPRTRARGWREEGAAGEAAARARGPMPCRCAQGRRARADPPKPAVPIAWTLFMAAEEMHWPVPMKAIGAQNLLTMPGGVAKAGYLHKKGGTQLQLLKWPLRFVIIHKRCIYYFKSSTSASPQGAFSLSGYNRVMRAAEETTSSNVFPFKIVHISKKHRTWFFSASSEDERKSWMTLLRREIGHFHEKKELPLDASDSSSDTDSFYGAIERPVDISLSPYPTDNEDYEHDDEDDSYMEPDCPESGKPEDALIHPPAYPPPPVPTPRKPVFSDVPRAHSFSSKGPGPLLPPAPPKRSLPDAGPAPEDSRRELLGPRWLEPGPRVPAPSRRVSEPPPGGLPAVPSRKPPCFREDASSGPEPRVPGHGASSSSSSASAAATTSRNCDKLKSFHLSPRGPPTPEPPPVPANKPKFLKVAEVAPPREAAKPGLFVPAVAPRPPALKLPTPEATARPAILPRPEKPPLPHLQRSPPDGQSFRSFSFEKPRKPAQADTPQADAGGEDSDEDYEKVPLPSSVFINTTESCEVERLFKATSPRGEPLDGLYCIRNSSTKAGKVLVVWDETSSKVRNYRIFEKGAKFYLEGEVLFVSVGSLVEHYHTHVLPGHQSLLLRHPYGYARPR, from the exons ATGGCGGGCGAGGGGCCGCGGACGCGGGCCAGGGGCTGGCGGGAGGAGGGCGCCGCAGGCGAGGCGGCGGCCCGGGCGCGCGGCCCGATGCCCTGTCGGTGCGCGCAGGGGAGGCGGGCGCGGGCCGACCCCCCGAAGCCGGCCGTGCCCATCGCGTGGACGCT CTTCATGGCGGCCGAGGAGATGCACTGGCCCGTCCCCATGAAGGCCATTGGTGCTCAGAACTTGCTGACCATGCCTGGGGGTGTGGCCAAGGCTGGCTACCTGCACAAGAAGGGCGGCACCCAGCTGCAGCTGCTCAAGT GGCCCCTGCGCTTCGTCATCATCCACAAGCGCTGCATCTACTACTTCAAGAGCAGCACGTCCGCCTCCCCGCAGGGCGCCTTCTCGCTGAGTGGCTACAACCG GGTGATGCGGGCAGCTGAGGAGACGACGTCCAGCAACGTCTTCCCCTTCAAGATCGTCCACATCAGCAAGAAGCACCGCACGTGGTTCTTCTCTGCCTCCTCTGAGGACGAGCGCAAG AGCTGGATGACCTTGCTGCGCAGGGAGATTGGCCACTTCCATGAGAAGAAGGAGCTGCCTCTGGAtgccag CGACTCCAGCTCGGACACAGACAGCTTCTACGGTGCCATTGAGCGGCCCGTGGACATCAGCCTCTCTCCGTACCCCACGGACAATGAAG ACTACGAGCACGACGATGAGGACGACTCTTACATGGAACCCGACTGCCCCGAGTCCGGGAAGCCCGAGG ATGCCCTGATCCACCCACCGGCCTACCCCCCACCTCCGGTGCCCACGCCCAGGAAGCCCGTCTTCTCTGATGTGCCCCGGGCCCACTCCTTTTCCTCCAAGGGTCCAGGCCCTCTGCTGCCACCTGCACCCCCTAAGCGCAGCCTCCCCGATGCCGGCCCGGCCCCCGAGGACTCCAGgagggagctgctgggcccgAGGTGGCTCGAGCCCGGCCCCAGGGTGCCCGCCCCCTCCCGGAGGGTGAGTGAACCCCCACCGGGCGGCCTGCCCGCCGTGCCCAGCCGGAAGCCACCTTGCTTCCGCGAGGACGCCAGCTCCGGCCCAGAGCCCCGGGTCCCTGGCCACGGCGCCAGCTCTTCCTCTAGCTCTGCCAGCGCAGCTGCTACCACCTCCAGGAACTGTGACAAGCTCAAGTCCTTCCACCTGTCCCCTCGGGGGCCACCCACACCTGAGCCCCCTCCCGTGCCGGCCAACAAGCCCAAGTTCCTGAAGGTGGCTGAAGTGGCCCCCCCGAGGGAGGCAGCCAAGCCCGGACTCTTCGTGCCCGCCGTGGCCCCCCGGCCTCCCGCACTGAAGCTGCCCACGCCCGAGGCCACAGCCCGGCCCGCGATCCTGCCCAGGCCAGAAaagccgcccctcccccacctcca GAGATCACCCCCCGACGGGCAGAGCTTCAGGAGCTTCTCCTTTGAAAAACCCCGGAAACCCGCGCAAGCTGACACGCCGCAGGCGGACGCTGGCGGGGAGGACTCTGATGAGGACTACGAGAAG GTGCCACTGCCCAGCTCCGTTTTCATCAACACCACGGAATCTTGTGAAGTGGAAAG GCTGTTCAAAGCCACGAGCCCCCGGGGAGAGCCCCTGGACGGCCTCTACTGCATCCGGAACTCCTCCACCAAGGCGGGGAAG GTTCTGGTCGTGTGGGACGAAACCTCCAGCAAAGTGAGGAACTACCGCATCTTTGAGAAG gGGGCGAAGTTCTACCTGGAGGGCGAGGTCCTGTTTGTGAGCGTGGGCAGCCTGGTGGAGCATTACCACACTCACGTGCTGCCTGGCCACCAGAGCCTGCTGCTGCGGCACCCCTACGGTTACGCCAGGCCCAGGTGA